One window of Caldisericum exile AZM16c01 genomic DNA carries:
- a CDS encoding molybdopterin biosynthesis protein, with protein sequence MGEIYLKKETLKNALKLFKDSLRNKKVFKKLKEEEISVYESLGRITSRPVIAKISNPFFNASAVDGFALKSHETANSTINNPKIFKIGLDAIPVNTGDPINFPFDCVAMIEDVEVNGDFVKIFSPLHIYENVRVIGEDFAKGEIVIPIYEKITPAHIGVLISSYNEKVYVFEKPKVLIMATGEEVKRLGEDLKVGDVIDSNSYMISSILKEYGADPYILEKVLPNNFEVLKNEIEKASQNYHMIIVIGGSAKGRKDLISDVFESFSEVLFHGLTIQPGKPLVIGFYGDVPLVGSPGFPVSSYIDAKIFLKVAIEEFTGISLDLKRKIIATIKRDIPSSLGVEEFVRVKLNDINGEVICVPLKRGAANLTSVVKGDGLLRIEENSEGIIAGSKVEIELLKSEYDILSQLLFIGSNDPLLEYILNMIRKENPQFKFGIINVGSLGGLLSLARGETIITSIHLFDSETQTYNTPYLKKYLEENSYLRIHLFNRNQGLVVQKGNPKNIRSLKDLEREDLKFINRQKGSGTRIYFDYLLSQNGIEKEKVKGYDLEETTHLGVANAVKEGIVDCGMGIEYVARLFDLDFIKLGEEEYEIIISKNFLEDHRINFVLKQFNALNLEVLMKSFEGYKWVNKVREV encoded by the coding sequence ATGGGTGAGATTTATTTAAAAAAAGAAACACTTAAAAATGCACTAAAACTTTTTAAAGATTCACTAAGAAACAAAAAGGTTTTTAAGAAATTGAAAGAGGAAGAAATATCAGTCTATGAAAGTCTTGGAAGAATTACTTCAAGGCCTGTTATTGCAAAAATTTCCAATCCGTTTTTTAATGCTTCCGCAGTTGACGGTTTTGCACTTAAATCTCATGAAACTGCCAATTCAACCATAAATAATCCGAAAATTTTCAAGATTGGTCTCGATGCGATTCCTGTAAATACTGGTGACCCAATAAATTTTCCATTTGATTGTGTTGCAATGATTGAAGATGTCGAAGTAAATGGCGACTTTGTAAAAATTTTTTCTCCCTTGCATATATACGAAAATGTTCGAGTAATTGGTGAAGATTTTGCAAAAGGTGAGATTGTTATACCAATTTATGAAAAAATTACACCTGCTCATATTGGAGTCTTAATATCCTCGTACAACGAAAAAGTCTATGTATTTGAAAAACCCAAAGTTCTCATTATGGCCACAGGTGAGGAAGTTAAAAGATTAGGGGAAGATCTTAAAGTTGGAGATGTTATTGATTCAAATTCCTACATGATTTCTTCTATATTAAAAGAGTATGGAGCAGACCCATATATTTTGGAGAAGGTACTTCCAAATAATTTTGAGGTACTTAAAAATGAAATAGAAAAAGCATCACAGAACTATCACATGATTATCGTAATTGGAGGATCAGCAAAGGGAAGAAAAGACCTGATATCGGATGTTTTCGAAAGTTTTTCCGAAGTTCTCTTCCATGGGCTTACAATACAACCAGGTAAACCGCTTGTGATTGGTTTTTACGGTGATGTTCCCCTTGTTGGATCCCCAGGTTTTCCGGTCTCATCTTATATAGATGCAAAGATTTTTCTTAAAGTTGCAATTGAAGAATTTACTGGTATTTCTTTGGATTTGAAAAGAAAAATTATAGCAACTATTAAAAGGGATATTCCCTCTTCTTTAGGCGTGGAAGAATTTGTAAGAGTAAAGTTAAATGATATTAATGGCGAAGTGATTTGTGTACCCTTAAAGAGAGGTGCAGCGAACCTTACGAGCGTAGTAAAGGGAGATGGGCTATTAAGAATAGAGGAAAATAGTGAAGGAATTATTGCAGGTTCAAAGGTAGAAATTGAACTTTTAAAAAGCGAGTATGATATTCTTTCACAACTTTTATTTATTGGAAGTAACGATCCACTTCTTGAATACATTTTAAACATGATTCGAAAAGAAAATCCTCAATTTAAATTTGGTATAATAAATGTTGGAAGCTTAGGAGGACTTTTGTCACTTGCGAGAGGTGAAACTATTATTACATCGATTCACTTGTTTGATAGTGAGACGCAAACTTACAATACGCCATATCTCAAAAAGTACCTTGAAGAAAATTCGTATTTACGAATTCATCTATTTAACAGAAATCAGGGCTTAGTTGTTCAAAAAGGAAATCCCAAAAATATTAGGTCGCTTAAAGATTTAGAAAGAGAAGATTTGAAATTTATAAATAGACAAAAAGGATCGGGAACAAGAATTTATTTCGATTACCTTCTTTCTCAAAATGGCATCGAAAAGGAAAAAGTAAAAGGCTACGATTTAGAGGAAACAACTCATCTGGGTGTTGCTAATGCGGTGAAGGAAGGTATTGTTGACTGTGGAATGGGAATCGAATATGTTGCAAGACTTTTTGATCTTGATTTTATAAAGTTGGGAGAAGAGGAGTATGAAATTATAATAAGCAAGAATTTTCTTGAGGACCACCGAATCAATTTTGTCCTGAAGCAATTTAATGCACTAAATCTCGAAGTTCTTATGAAAAGTTTCGAAGGCTACAAATGGGTTAATAAAGTAAGGGAGGTATAA
- a CDS encoding MFS transporter: MKKRLNPNVIILGLASFFTDISTEMITKILPLFLESIGAGGAFIGVIEGLAETIASLLKVFSGYISDKFRNRKWLTILGYAESTIAKAFLLIVNTPVGVLIVRALERIGKGIRTAPRDALIASYTDETNRGFYFGFHRALDTLGAALGPLLGFWVLEKFGRTNYREIFKFALIPAVVAVIILFFVQEKKVIVDLKKSSGFFAKAKLGKRFYLFLVAILIFTLGNSSDAFITMYSSSLGVASTTILLMWTLHSLIYAFLSTPLGTLSDKIGRKTTLIIGMAIYGISYLFFALTKSGNFLWFVFSLYGVYYAMSEGIQKAFVSDLVTDNEVRGTAFGIYNFAVGIMAFPASLVAGILYQFIAPSMPFYFGGILAIIASLLLLVV, encoded by the coding sequence ATGAAAAAAAGACTTAATCCAAATGTAATAATTTTAGGACTTGCTAGTTTCTTTACTGATATTTCTACCGAAATGATTACAAAAATTTTGCCGTTGTTTTTGGAATCAATTGGAGCAGGTGGTGCATTTATCGGCGTTATAGAGGGACTCGCTGAAACAATTGCATCTCTTTTGAAGGTCTTCTCTGGCTATATTTCTGATAAATTTAGAAATAGAAAATGGCTTACGATTTTAGGATATGCAGAATCTACAATTGCCAAAGCTTTTCTTCTTATTGTAAATACTCCGGTTGGAGTTCTTATTGTAAGAGCACTCGAACGAATTGGTAAAGGCATTAGAACTGCTCCACGTGATGCGCTAATTGCATCTTACACAGATGAAACAAATAGAGGATTTTATTTTGGATTTCACAGAGCCCTTGATACACTTGGTGCAGCACTTGGTCCACTTTTAGGTTTCTGGGTACTCGAGAAATTTGGACGGACAAATTACAGAGAAATTTTTAAATTTGCACTGATCCCAGCAGTTGTTGCAGTTATCATTCTCTTTTTCGTTCAAGAAAAAAAGGTTATTGTTGATTTGAAAAAAAGTAGTGGATTTTTTGCGAAGGCAAAACTTGGTAAAAGGTTTTACTTGTTTTTAGTTGCAATTCTCATTTTTACGCTTGGAAACAGCTCAGATGCTTTTATTACAATGTATTCAAGCAGTTTGGGAGTTGCATCAACTACAATACTACTAATGTGGACACTTCACAGTTTGATATATGCATTCTTATCAACGCCATTGGGAACTTTATCGGATAAAATTGGAAGAAAAACAACCTTGATAATTGGAATGGCAATTTATGGAATAAGTTATTTATTTTTTGCACTAACAAAGAGTGGAAATTTTCTTTGGTTCGTTTTTAGCCTTTACGGTGTCTATTATGCAATGTCTGAAGGTATTCAAAAGGCATTTGTTTCGGATTTAGTAACGGATAATGAGGTAAGAGGCACTGCATTTGGAATATACAATTTTGCAGTAGGCATAATGGCATTTCCTGCATCTTTGGTTGCAGGTATTCTTTATCAGTTTATTGCTCCAAGCATGCCTTTCTACTTTGGCGGAATACTTGCTATTATTGCATCACTTTTGTTGCTTGTTGTTTAA
- a CDS encoding cation:proton antiporter domain-containing protein: MGALIIFISLSIIGGLIASYLVSKSDFPTITGLIIVGLFVTILPFTKNLILSFSPIFQLILEIAVTLLLFETGLEVVYLKRNKKIIFAASIQSIFTFIIVFAISTFIFKLNFIEGIVIATIWMVTGSDISITLLKKMDTSPELKVQLGTMVVIDDLLTEIFFFAFFPILKFNKLFQSNSFSVILSTIEEVTLSLILGVIIGLIIDKFEKYGYKKFPQVIASFAFITLIVGLQYSLKIHAVMVSLVAGMTFTITSKFEVVRTVRLALREIDQLFYTLFVVFSISYVGFPKIEKYLLLGLLILIIRLFGKLAGAIIIKHLKLVESSSIFDILIPMLPQSILSAYFAYLARDYFSIFGGSVFAIVIASIILFETLGYFLTQKLTLNNKQQK, from the coding sequence ATGGGTGCACTAATAATTTTTATTTCATTGTCCATTATTGGTGGGCTTATCGCATCTTACCTTGTTTCAAAGTCAGATTTCCCAACAATAACTGGCCTAATCATTGTTGGACTTTTTGTAACGATACTACCATTTACAAAAAATCTCATATTATCATTTAGTCCAATTTTTCAGTTAATTCTCGAAATCGCCGTTACTTTGCTTCTTTTTGAAACTGGCCTCGAAGTTGTTTATCTAAAAAGAAATAAGAAGATAATATTTGCAGCATCTATTCAATCAATTTTTACGTTTATTATAGTTTTTGCGATTTCAACCTTTATTTTTAAATTGAACTTTATCGAAGGAATAGTAATTGCAACTATCTGGATGGTAACTGGATCTGATATTTCAATTACTCTTCTTAAAAAAATGGATACAAGCCCTGAACTCAAAGTTCAACTTGGCACAATGGTTGTTATTGATGACCTTCTAACTGAAATCTTCTTCTTTGCGTTTTTCCCAATTCTTAAATTTAATAAATTATTTCAAAGCAATTCTTTCAGTGTTATTTTAAGTACCATTGAAGAAGTTACACTTTCACTGATACTTGGAGTAATCATTGGACTTATCATTGATAAATTTGAGAAATACGGATATAAAAAATTCCCCCAGGTAATCGCATCCTTTGCATTCATAACGCTTATAGTGGGATTGCAATATTCTTTAAAAATCCATGCTGTTATGGTTTCTCTTGTTGCTGGTATGACTTTTACCATTACTTCGAAATTTGAAGTTGTTCGTACAGTAAGACTTGCATTAAGAGAGATTGACCAACTATTTTACACGCTTTTTGTTGTATTTTCTATCAGTTATGTTGGATTCCCAAAAATAGAGAAATACCTTCTATTGGGTCTTTTAATTTTAATTATAAGGTTGTTTGGAAAATTAGCCGGAGCAATTATAATTAAGCATCTTAAACTCGTAGAATCATCCTCGATTTTTGATATTTTAATTCCAATGCTTCCTCAATCGATTTTAAGTGCATACTTTGCTTATTTAGCCCGTGATTACTTTTCAATCTTTGGTGGCTCAGTTTTTGCTATTGTAATTGCGAGTATCATTCTCTTCGAAACCCTAGGTTATTTTCTTACTCAAAAACTTACTTTAAACAACAAGCAACAAAAGTGA
- a CDS encoding AAA family ATPase, translated as MSTIDLIRKNLNSVILGKSEVIDKVIAGLLASGHILLEDVPGTGKTTLAKAVALSFNMDFKRIQFTPDVLPSDITGITVYDLDKKSFNVRFGPIFTNILLADEINRATPKAQSALLEAMAEYSVTIDGVRHNIEKPFIVFATQNPIEYEGTFPLPEAQLDRFLMKFSIGYPDKEFEKQILNVEKVHDPLEEIKVVATREDLLKLQEETRRVYVHPKLVDYLVDLSNATRSHRDVYLGLSPRATIHLMKVSQAYAKIDGRAFVIPDDIKLAFPDVVNHRLILKADAKLRGKRVTDVIEDILKSTKVPTDIDFKNEVS; from the coding sequence ATGAGCACAATAGATTTAATAAGAAAAAATCTGAATAGTGTTATCCTTGGAAAAAGTGAAGTGATTGACAAAGTTATTGCAGGGCTTCTTGCTTCGGGTCATATACTTCTTGAAGATGTACCGGGCACGGGTAAAACTACCCTTGCAAAGGCTGTTGCATTGTCATTTAATATGGACTTCAAAAGAATCCAATTTACCCCTGATGTCTTACCTTCAGATATTACTGGTATAACAGTGTATGACCTGGACAAAAAATCTTTTAATGTTCGTTTTGGCCCAATATTTACTAATATATTGCTTGCAGATGAAATCAACAGAGCCACTCCTAAGGCTCAATCAGCACTTCTTGAAGCAATGGCCGAGTATAGCGTAACAATTGATGGTGTCCGACATAATATTGAAAAACCTTTTATTGTTTTTGCAACTCAGAACCCTATTGAGTACGAAGGCACTTTTCCATTACCAGAGGCTCAACTTGATAGATTTTTAATGAAATTCTCTATTGGTTATCCAGATAAGGAATTTGAGAAGCAAATACTTAACGTTGAAAAGGTGCATGATCCTCTTGAAGAAATTAAAGTTGTAGCAACACGAGAAGATCTGTTAAAGTTACAGGAAGAAACAAGGCGCGTTTATGTTCATCCTAAATTGGTTGATTACTTGGTAGATTTATCAAATGCTACAAGGTCACATAGAGATGTATATCTTGGGCTTAGTCCAAGAGCAACAATTCATTTAATGAAAGTTTCTCAGGCATATGCAAAGATTGACGGAAGGGCTTTTGTTATACCAGACGACATAAAATTAGCGTTTCCAGATGTTGTTAATCATAGGCTAATTTTAAAAGCTGATGCTAAGCTTAGAGGTAAAAGAGTTACAGATGTTATTGAAGACATTTTAAAGTCTACAAAGGTTCCAACGGATATCGATTTCAAGAATGAAGTATCTTAA
- a CDS encoding DUF58 domain-containing protein, with protein sequence MLYAVFINKVSIESFTDVSTYTLTLGSSFDLKYFVSGNSVLPIKISYEVLLPYYLIPISSGNKGKFFGRNISVENTIRCRGNRRGTYNVGEIEFRISDPLALFNRIIKSDNLKTIFVFPNIVPLEKLKILLSDPFEGQKAKYRINFDYSYVAGVREYNPFDPVSMIHWKQTAHRGKLMVKEFDFSASKKIYVALNLHKKSKRFQDNATSIAASVIYYANKFHLPNAIIVNSKPLIVSLPKTGEYHMLENFKLLSISIDESFETLEFIQKISDNVDFGSELFYIDKDMNLDALEEILKIKKNFSKINIILLVDDTFVKPNEKPPSYYFMEPAYVKRIASVEDVLRRESIYFYPIFGNEYLTVLER encoded by the coding sequence GTGCTATATGCTGTTTTTATTAATAAAGTAAGCATTGAAAGTTTTACTGATGTCTCTACTTATACCCTTACGCTTGGAAGTAGTTTTGACCTAAAATATTTTGTTAGTGGAAATTCAGTTTTACCAATAAAGATCTCATATGAGGTTCTTCTGCCATATTATCTTATTCCAATTTCAAGTGGAAACAAGGGTAAATTTTTTGGTAGAAATATAAGTGTCGAAAACACTATCAGGTGTAGAGGTAACAGAAGAGGGACATATAATGTTGGTGAGATTGAGTTTAGAATATCTGACCCTTTGGCTCTTTTCAACAGAATAATAAAATCAGATAATTTAAAAACTATTTTTGTCTTTCCAAATATTGTGCCGCTTGAAAAATTAAAAATACTGCTTTCGGACCCTTTTGAAGGGCAAAAAGCAAAATATAGAATAAATTTTGATTATTCTTATGTTGCAGGTGTCCGTGAATATAATCCGTTTGATCCTGTTTCAATGATTCACTGGAAACAAACTGCTCATAGAGGCAAACTTATGGTAAAAGAATTTGATTTTAGTGCCTCAAAAAAAATTTATGTTGCGTTAAATCTACACAAAAAATCGAAGCGTTTCCAAGACAATGCAACTTCGATTGCAGCATCAGTAATTTACTATGCAAACAAATTTCATCTACCAAATGCAATTATTGTTAATAGCAAACCACTCATTGTTAGTCTGCCAAAGACAGGTGAGTATCATATGCTTGAAAATTTCAAATTGCTTTCCATATCAATTGATGAATCTTTTGAAACGCTTGAATTCATTCAGAAAATTAGTGATAATGTAGATTTTGGAAGTGAACTTTTCTATATAGACAAGGATATGAATTTAGATGCACTGGAAGAAATACTCAAAATAAAGAAAAATTTTTCTAAGATTAATATTATACTTTTGGTTGATGATACTTTTGTTAAACCTAATGAAAAACCTCCCAGTTATTATTTTATGGAACCAGCGTACGTAAAGAGGATTGCGTCTGTTGAAGATGTTTTAAGAAGAGAGAGTATATATTTCTACCCTATTTTTGGTAATGAATATCTAACCGTGTTGGAGAGATAA